In Neovison vison isolate M4711 chromosome 14, ASM_NN_V1, whole genome shotgun sequence, the following proteins share a genomic window:
- the EIF2AK1 gene encoding eukaryotic translation initiation factor 2-alpha kinase 1 isoform X2, with amino-acid sequence MGLLSSFTCSEEFSSLRLHHNRAITHLMRSAKERVRQDPCEDNSYIPKIRSREIAFEAQTSRYLNEFEELAVLGKGGYGRVYKVRNKLDGQYYAIKKILINGATKTDCMKVLREVKVLAGLQHPNIVGYHTAWIEHVHVAQTRADRVSVPLPSLEVISNEEDDRSQYVQNDESNSSSIIFAEFTSEKEKSLGESGLDNQNNRLVNYSTNLITRDASELEPSSLLPGNGLVDLPSRSIVEHPLPLRHHSDLEENFTSTGESSENLSLLGQTEVQYHLMLHIQMQLCELSLWDWIVERNQRSRECVDESACPYVMASVATKIFQELVEGVCYIHNMGIVHRDLKPRNIFLHGSDQQVKIGDFGLACADIIQKNADWIARDGNRTPTHTSRVGTCLYASPEQLEGSEYDAKSDMYSLGVILLELFQPFGTEMERVHVLTGLRSGQIPESLGKRCPMQAKYIQHLTRRNASQRPSAVQLLQSDLFQNSGNVNLTLQMKILEQEKEIEELRKQLSLLSQERGAKDGMKDGGVPDLP; translated from the exons GATCCTTGTGAGGATAATTCTTATATCCCGAAGATCAG GTCCAGGGAAATAGCCTTTGAAGCCCAGACTTCACGTTACCTAAATGAATTTGAAGAGCTTGCCGTCTTAGGAAAAGGCGGATACGGAAGAGTGTACAAG GTCAGGAATAAATTAGATGGTCAGtattatgcaattaaaaaaatcctgATTAATGGTGCAACTAAAACAGATTGTATGAAG GTACTTCGGGAGGTAAAGGTGCTGGCAGGCCTTCAGCATCCCAATATCGTAGGCTATCATACCGCTTGGATAGAGCATGTTCATGTGGCCCAAACACGAG caGATAGAGTTTCTGTTCCGTTGCCTTCTCTGGAGGTGATCTCCAACGAAGAGGACGACAG aaGTCAGTATGTTCAAAATGATGAAAGTAACAGCTCATCCATTATCTTCGCCGAGTTcacctcagaaaaagaaaagtccttaGGAGAATCTGGCCTTGACAATCAGAATAACAGATTGGTGAACTACAGCACCAACTTAATCACAAGGGACGCCAGTGAACTCGAGCCATCCAGTTTGCTCCCAGGAAATGGTTTGGTGGACTTGCCTTCCAGATCGATTGTTGAACACCCGCTGCCACTTAGGCATCATTCCGACTTGGAAGAGAATTTCACATCCACTGGGGAATCTTCTGAAAACTTAAGTTTGTTGGGGCAGACAGAG GTGCAGTACCACCTGATGCTGCACATCCAGATGCAGCTGTGCGAGCTCTCGCTGTGGGACTGGATAGTCGAGAGAAACCAGAGGAGCCGGGAGTGTGTGGACGAGTCTGCGT gTCCTTACGTCATGGCCAGTGTTGCAACAAAAATTTTTCAAGAATTGGTGGAAGGTGTATGTTACATACATAACATGGGAATTGTACACAGGGATCTGAAG CCCCgaaatattttccttcatggCTCTGATCAGCAAGTAAAAATAGGAGACTTCGGTCTGGCCTGCGCAGACATCATACAGAAGAACGCAGACTGGATCGCTAGGGATGGGAACA GGACACCCACGCACACGTCCAGAGTGGGTACTTGCCTGTATGCTTCGCCTGAGCAGCTGGAAGGATCCGAGTATGATGCCAAG TCAGATATGTATAGCTTGGGTGTGATCCTGCTAGAGCTCTTTCAGCCGTTTGGAACAGAAATGGAGCGAGTACACGTTCTAACAGGTTTAAGAAGTGGTCAGATACCCGAATCCCTCGGTAAGAGGTGTCCCATGCAAGCCAAGTATATCCAGCACTTAACGAGAAGGAACGCATCTCAGAGACCGTCTGCCGTTCAGCTGCTGCAGAGCGATCTTTTCCAAAATTCTGGAAAT GTTAATCTCACTCTACAGATGAAAATACtggagcaagaaaaagaaatcgaAGAACTAAGGAAGCAGCTGAGTCTCCTTTCCCAGGAGAGAGGGGCCAAGGACGGCATGAAAGACGGGGGTGTGCCTGACCTGCCTTAA
- the ANKRD61 gene encoding ankyrin repeat domain-containing protein 61 — MGNITKRGSRELVAGGAEALEEGPAAALHTRLREAILREDCPTIHVLLRSHPVNQPMTILANPTSPRLLLNQQTQSALPIHLAAEHHKAQSLLCLLEHGADPEVRDTRGLTALHLMLLHWPITSTTWTKPGNRIQRILPDIQSNSVLCLRTLCEHGAQVNARVDNSNKPSPLHLAITYGTYPVLSILAQNGAHVNAANESSLTPLHMAADILNKEMMETLIACGAHVNCAVSSTGSTALKLAVCTASSKAGRLLAAGVGCIRLLLIHGAKVNAQDHEGQTAIHEACFGGREAIINLLLEFEANVNILTRNGESPIYMYLQRSSNIRDTGLLARLLYRSYPLRLTNNQGILPAGIMLPEFRLLRETLIKLAQKPLTLEDICKRHIRNIYGDKYKQHLKQLLPVKIWNSLYGYYDLAYLLK, encoded by the exons ATGGGCAACATAACCAAGAGAGGCAGCAGGGAGCTGGTCGCCGGCGGTGCAGAGGCCCTGGAAGAAGGGCCGGCTGCCGCCCTCCACACCAGACTCCGTGAGGCCATCCTGAGGGAGGACTGCCCGACAATCCACGTGCTTCTGAGAAGCCACCCCGTCAACCAGCCCATGACCATTCTGGCCAACCCCACCAGCCCCCGACTGCTTCTGAACCAG CAGACGCAGTCCGCCCTCCCCATCCACCTGGCCGCTGAACACCACAAGGCACAAAGTTTGCTCTGTTTGTTGGAACACGGCGCTGACCCCGAAGTCAG GGACACAAGAGGCCTCACCGCACTTCACCTGATGCTACTGCACTGGCCAATCACTTCTACCACGTGGACAAAACCAGGGAACAGAATCCAAAGGATCCTGCCAGACATTCAGAGCAATTCTGTGCTGTGTCTCCGCACTCTGTGCGAACACGGAGCTCAGGTGAACGCTCGAGTGGACAATAGCAACAAACCTTCCCCCCTGCACCTGGCCATAACCTACGGGACCTACCCAGTCCTCTCCATCTTGGCCCAAAACGGCGCCCACGTCAACGCTGCTAACGAATCCAGCCTGACACCCCTGCACATGGCTGCCGACATACTGAATAAGGAGATGATGGAGACGCTGATCGCCTGTGGCGCCCACGTGAACTGCGCCGTGTCCTCCACGGGGAGCACGGCCCTCAAGCTGGCGGTGTGCACCGCATCGAGCAAAGCAGGCAGGCTGCTGGCCGCGGGGGTGGGCTGCATCCGTCTGCTGCTAATTCACGGAGCCAAAGTAAATGCCCAGGACCACGAAGGTCAAACAGCTATCCATGAGGCATGCtttggaggcagagaggccatcATCAACCTCCTGCTCGAATTTGAAGCAAACGTTAACATATTAACGAGAAACGGGGAGTCTCCAATATACATGTACCTCCAGCGCAGCTCCAACATAAGGGACACGGGGCTCCTCGCCAGGCTTCTCTATCGCTCCTACCCTCTGAGACTGACCAATAACCAAGGAATTCTACCTGCAGGAATCATGCTACCAGAATTCCGCCTCTTAAGGGAAACCCTAATCAAGTTAGCTCAAAAACCCTTAACCCTAGAGGACATCTGTAAAAGACACATCAGAAACATTTACGGTGACAAATACAAACAACACTTAAAGCAACTTCTCCCAGTGAAGATCTGGAACTCTCTATATGGTTATTATGACTTAGCTTACCTCTTGAAATAG
- the AIMP2 gene encoding aminoacyl tRNA synthase complex-interacting multifunctional protein 2 isoform X1 — MPMYQVKPYHGGSASLRVELPTCMYRLPNVHGRTGSPAPDAGHVQEGSDPSLQALESRQDDILKRLYELKAAVDGLSKMIQTPDADVDVTNIIQADEPTAFSTSALDLNSVLGKDYGALKDIVINANPASPPLSLLVLHRLLCDHYRVLSTVHTHSAVQSVPENLLRCFGEQAKNQPRHEYQLGFTLIWKNVPKTQMKFSVQTMCPIEGEGNIARFLFSLFGRKQDAVSLTLIDSWVDIAILQLKEGSSKEKAAVFRSMNSALGKSPWLVGNELTAADVVLWSVLQQTGGCGGTVPANVQKWMRACENLAPFNTALKLLQ; from the exons ATGCCGATGTACCAGGTAAAGCCTTATCACGGTGGCAGCGCGTCCCTCCGTGTAGAGCTTCCCACCTGCATGTACCGGCTCCCCAACGTGCACGGCAGGACAGGCAGCCCGGCGCCGGACGCAGGCCACGTGCAG GAAGGATCTGACCCTTCTCTTCAAGCTCTTGAATCCCGCCAAGATGACATTTTAAAACGACTCTACGAACTGAAAGCTGCCGTTGATGGCCTCTCCAAGATGATTCAGACACCAGATGCAGATGTGGATGTAACCAACATAATCCAAGCTGATGAGCCCACTGCTTTCTCAACCAGCGCATTGGACTTAAATTCAGTGCTCGGAAAG GATTACGGGGCACTGAAAGACATCGTGATCAACGCGAACccggcctcccctcccctgtccctgctGGTGCTGCACAGGCTGCTGTGCGACCACTACAGGGTCCTGTCCACCGTGCACACGCACTCCGCAGTCCAGAGCGTGCCAGAAAACCTCCTCAGGTGCTTTGGCGAGCAGGCCAAAAACCAGCCCCGGCACGAGTATCAGCTGGGTTTTACTCTGATCTGGAAGAATG TGCCGAAGACTCAGATGAAGTTCAGCGTCCAAACGATGTGTCCCATCGAAGGAGAAGGGAACATTGCGCGGTTCCTGTTCTCTCTGTTTGGCCGGAAGCAGGACGCCGTCAGTTTAACCCTCATAGACAGCTGGGTGGATATCGCGATCTTGCAGCTGAAAGAGGGCAGCAGTAAAGAGAAAGCCGCCGTGTTCCGCTCCATGAACTCCGCTCTCGGGAAGAGCCCCTGGCTGGTGGGGAATGAACTCACCGCGGCCGACGTGGTGCTGTGGTCGGTGCTGCAGCAGACGGGCGGCTGCGGGGGGACGGTGCCGGCCAACGTGCAGAAGTGGATGAGGGCGTGCGAAAACCTGGCGCCCTTCAACACCGCCCTCAAGCTGCTCCAGTGA
- the AIMP2 gene encoding aminoacyl tRNA synthase complex-interacting multifunctional protein 2 isoform X2, with translation MPMYQEGSDPSLQALESRQDDILKRLYELKAAVDGLSKMIQTPDADVDVTNIIQADEPTAFSTSALDLNSVLGKDYGALKDIVINANPASPPLSLLVLHRLLCDHYRVLSTVHTHSAVQSVPENLLRCFGEQAKNQPRHEYQLGFTLIWKNVPKTQMKFSVQTMCPIEGEGNIARFLFSLFGRKQDAVSLTLIDSWVDIAILQLKEGSSKEKAAVFRSMNSALGKSPWLVGNELTAADVVLWSVLQQTGGCGGTVPANVQKWMRACENLAPFNTALKLLQ, from the exons ATGCCGATGTACCAG GAAGGATCTGACCCTTCTCTTCAAGCTCTTGAATCCCGCCAAGATGACATTTTAAAACGACTCTACGAACTGAAAGCTGCCGTTGATGGCCTCTCCAAGATGATTCAGACACCAGATGCAGATGTGGATGTAACCAACATAATCCAAGCTGATGAGCCCACTGCTTTCTCAACCAGCGCATTGGACTTAAATTCAGTGCTCGGAAAG GATTACGGGGCACTGAAAGACATCGTGATCAACGCGAACccggcctcccctcccctgtccctgctGGTGCTGCACAGGCTGCTGTGCGACCACTACAGGGTCCTGTCCACCGTGCACACGCACTCCGCAGTCCAGAGCGTGCCAGAAAACCTCCTCAGGTGCTTTGGCGAGCAGGCCAAAAACCAGCCCCGGCACGAGTATCAGCTGGGTTTTACTCTGATCTGGAAGAATG TGCCGAAGACTCAGATGAAGTTCAGCGTCCAAACGATGTGTCCCATCGAAGGAGAAGGGAACATTGCGCGGTTCCTGTTCTCTCTGTTTGGCCGGAAGCAGGACGCCGTCAGTTTAACCCTCATAGACAGCTGGGTGGATATCGCGATCTTGCAGCTGAAAGAGGGCAGCAGTAAAGAGAAAGCCGCCGTGTTCCGCTCCATGAACTCCGCTCTCGGGAAGAGCCCCTGGCTGGTGGGGAATGAACTCACCGCGGCCGACGTGGTGCTGTGGTCGGTGCTGCAGCAGACGGGCGGCTGCGGGGGGACGGTGCCGGCCAACGTGCAGAAGTGGATGAGGGCGTGCGAAAACCTGGCGCCCTTCAACACCGCCCTCAAGCTGCTCCAGTGA
- the PMS2 gene encoding LOW QUALITY PROTEIN: mismatch repair endonuclease PMS2 (The sequence of the model RefSeq protein was modified relative to this genomic sequence to represent the inferred CDS: deleted 2 bases in 1 codon), with translation MELAEGPSTELAKAIKPIDRKSVHQICSGQVVLSLSTAVKELVENSVDAGATTIDLRLKDYGVALIEVSDNGCGVEEDNFEGLTMSLFLPATHPRRLGLDWCLITMGRSCRKPATHAPEGRPSVQQLFHTLPVRHKEFQRNIKKEYAKMVQVLHAYCIISAGIRVSCSNQVGQGRRQPVVCTSGSCSIKENIASVFGQKQLQSLIPFVQLPPSDSVCEEFGLSHADALRTLFHISGFISYCAHGVGRSSTDRQFFFINGRPCDPAKVSRLVNEVYHMYNRHQYPFVVLNISVDSECVDINVTPDKRQILLQEEKLLLAVLKTSLVGMFDSDVNKLSVSQQPLLDVEGHLIKTHSAETGKRQPEKQDGATSLRTGREEKRAVTISRLRETFSLRHTTESRPQGPKSPELRRVSPRQKRQERLSGASDPPCTQRPIPGTDSCEPQEELMCSDKGLCDLRDRGDMEQDPGHSCLPADQEEGLGAPETGHHTSRKFSQGSVASLEESPETDHHSADPEGHFDQEDGGRTHRVLPGPADLSSSHTKRFKKDRIPSGSDAHQGPVKTQTSSASQVDVAVKIHKKIVPLAFSMRSLAHRIKQLQQQEQQREAAQKCRKFRAKICPGENQAAEDELRKEISKTMFAEMEIIGQFNLGFIITKLNADIFIVDQHATDEKYNFEMLQQHTALQGQRLIAPQTLNLTAVNEAVLIENLEIFRKNGFDFAIDEEAPVTERAKLISLPTSKNWTFGPQDIDELIFMLSDSPGVMCRPSRVRQMFASRACRKSVMIGTALSTSEMKKLITHMGEMDHPWNCPHGRPTMRHIANLDVLSQS, from the exons ATGGAGCTAGCGGAAGGGCCGAG CACAGAACTTGCTAAGGCCATCAAACCTATCGATCGGAAGTCAGTCCATCAGATTTGTTCTGGACAAGTAGTACTCAGTTTAAGTACTGCTGTGAAGGAGTTGGTTGAAAATAGCGTGGATGCTGGAGCCACTACTATTG ATCTTAGGCTTAAAGACTATGGGGTGGCGCTCATTGAAGTTTCAGACAATGGATGTGGGGTAGAAGAAGACAACTTTGAAGGCTTAA CGATGTCACTATTTCTACCTGCCACACATCCGCGAAGGTTGGGACTCGACTGGTGTTTGATCACAATGGGAAGATCGTGCAGAAAACCCGCCACCCACGCCCCAGAGGGACGACCg agtgtgcagcagctgtttcaCACGCTTCCTGTACGTCATAAGGAGTttcaaaggaatattaaaaag GAGTACGCCAAAATGGTCCAGGTCTTGCACGCGTACTGTATCATTTCGGCGGGCATCCGTGTCAGTTGCAGCAATCAGGTGGGACAAGGGAGACGGCAGCCGGTGGTCTGCACCAGTGGGAGCTGCagcataaaggaaaatattgccTCGGTGTTTGGGCAGAAACAG CTGCAAAGCCTCATTCCCTTTGTTCAGCTGCCCCCTAGTGACTCCGTTTGTGAAGAGTTTGGGCTGAGCCACGCTGACGCCCTCCGCACCCTCTTTCA CATCTCAGGCTTCATCTCTTATTGTGCTCATGGTGTTGGAAGAAGTTCAACAGACAGACAGTTTTTCTTCATCAATGGGCGGCCTTGTGACCCAGCAAag GTCTCCAGGCTCGTGAATGAGGTCTATCACATGTATAATCGACATCAGTATCCATTTGTCGTTCTTAACATTTCTGTTGATTCAG aATGTGTTGATATCAACGTCACTCCAGATAAAAGGCAAATTTTACTGCAAGAAGAGAAGCTTCTGCTGGCAGTTTTAAAGACGTCTTTGGTAGGAATGTTTGACAGTGACGTCAACAAACTCAGTGTCTCTCAGCAGCCGTTGTTGGATGTGGAAG GTCACTTAATAAAAACGCACTCGGCAGAAACGGGTAAGCGTCAGCCAGAAAAGCAGGATGGTGCCACTTCGTTAAGGAccggaagagaagagaaaagggcaGTGACCATTTCCAGACTGAGAGAGACCTTTTCTCTTCGGCACACAACAGAGAGCAGGCCTCAGGGTCCGAAGAGCCCTGAACTGCGGCGGGTGTCCCCAAGACAGAAGAGACAAGAACGGCTTTCTGGAGCTTCGGACCCCCCCTGCACCCAGAGGCCCATCCCTGGCACAGACTCATGCGAACCCCAGGAGGAGCTGATGTGTTCAGATAAGGgcctctgtgacctcagggaCAGAGGGGACATGGAGCAGGACCCTGGGCACAGCTGCCTGCCAGCCGACCAGGAAGAAGGGCTTGGCGCCCCAGAAACGGGCCATCACACCAGCAGGAAGTTTTCCCAAGGAAGCGTGGCATCTCTGGAGGAGTCCCCTGAGACTGACCATCACTCTGCAGACCCCGAAGGCCATTTCGACCAAGAGGATGGCGGTCGGACACATAGAGTCTTGCCCGGGCCTGCCGACCTGTCCTCCTCACACACAAAGCGTTTTAAGAAAGACAGAATCCCTTCTGGTTCTGACGCCCACCAAGGGCCAGTGAAGACTCAGACCTCATCAGCGTCTCAGGTTGATGTGGCAGTTAAAATCCACAAGAAAATCGTGCCCCTGGCCTTTTCTATGCGCTCTTTAGCCCATCGGATAAAGCAGTTACAACAGCAAGAACAGCAGAGAGAAGCAGCACAGAAGTGTAGAAAGTTCAGGGCCAAGATTTGCCCCGGAGAAAACCAGGCCGCAGAGGATGAGCTGAGAAAGGAGATAAG TAAAACAATGTTCGCCGAGATGGAGATCATTGGTCAGTTTAACCTGGGATTTATAATCACCAAACTGAACGCCGATATCTTCATAGTGGACCAGCACGCCACAGATGAGAAGTACAACTTTGAGATGCTGCAGCAACACACTGCCCTCCAGGGTCAGAGGCTCATAGC aCCGCAGACTCTCAACTTAACGGCTGTCAATGAAGCTGTTCTCATAGAAAACCTGGAAATATTCCGAAAGAACGGCTTTGATTTTGCCATTGACGAAGAGG ctCCAGTCACCGAAAGGGCTAAATTGATTTCCTTGCCAACGAGTAAAAACTGGACCTTCGGACCCCAGGACATCGACGAACTGATCTTTATGCTGAGCGACAGCCCCGGGGTGATGTGCCGGCCTTCCCGAGTCAGGCAGATGTTTGCCTCCAGAGCCTGTCGGAAGTCT